Below is a genomic region from Leucobacter exalbidus.
GGGTCAGCGTTACGCTGACTACGTGGCCGAGGACATCAAGATCCGTCTGCACCTGACCAAGCAGCTCGATCGTGCCGGCGTTTCACGCGTCGAGATCGAGCGCACCCGTGACCGTGTTCGTGTGGATATCCACTCGGCACGCCCCGGTATCGTCATTGGCCGTCGCGGCGCAGAGGCAGAGCGTATTCGCGCTGACCTCGAGAAGCTCACGGGCAAGCAGATCCAGCTGAACATCCTCGAGGTCAAGAACCCCGAGGCTGACGCTCAGCTCGTTGCACAGGGTGTAGCCGAGCAGCTCGCTGCTCGCGTGGCATTCCGCCGTGCAATGCGCAAGGGTCTCCAGGGCGCACAGCGCGCTGGTGCCAAGGGCATCCGCATCCAGGTCTCAGGCCGCCTTGGCGGCGCCGAGATGAGCCGCTCGGAGTTCTACCGTGAGGGTCGTGTGCCGTTGCACACCCTTCGCGCGAACATCGATTACGGTTTCTACGAGGCAAAGACCACCTTCG
It encodes:
- the rpsC gene encoding 30S ribosomal protein S3 codes for the protein MGQKIHPYGFRLGITTDHVSRWFSDSTKKGQRYADYVAEDIKIRLHLTKQLDRAGVSRVEIERTRDRVRVDIHSARPGIVIGRRGAEAERIRADLEKLTGKQIQLNILEVKNPEADAQLVAQGVAEQLAARVAFRRAMRKGLQGAQRAGAKGIRIQVSGRLGGAEMSRSEFYREGRVPLHTLRANIDYGFYEAKTTFGRIGVKVWIYKGDLTNKELAREQAAQKPSRDRGDRRRAPRGAQAEAAPAAAGAEK